The proteins below are encoded in one region of Antennarius striatus isolate MH-2024 chromosome 7, ASM4005453v1, whole genome shotgun sequence:
- the henmt1 gene encoding small RNA 2'-O-methyltransferase: protein MFRPSLNSQRHQFVIDFVKRNKPQKVVDLGCSECTLLKKLRFHREIELLVGVDINGVGLKRKMYGLAPLSSDYLHPGFEQLRVELYQGSVTQKDIRLRGFDLLTSIELIEHLSLPDVEKFSDVVFGYMTPMTVIVSTPNAEFNPLLPGLTGFRHRDHKFEWTRTEFQSWALKVGMAYGYDVEFTGVGRAPPGPQEGVGFCSQIAVFRRLGGRVDCSMLFSDDADEVFSYSLLYSINYPSLRDNNILRRVLVSEVLHWAEKLKTEWMEGTGGRLNALSAGGGVVNDVRLSEPHMESEETPTVWLMPFCHTHTHTHTHTLSLTAACDPEIKYVAVGLEGEDEEESCKLQRCVSVPLSSVWFSSTRIRTLSESPTKLRRFLMGDPQVKMNQDVSAVLLEVQDTEEEDQNILEDSGFADTSKNSLHRNEDWESNI from the exons ATGTTCCGACCGTCGCTTAACAGTCAGAGACATCAATTTGTCATCGATTTTGTGAAGAGGAACAAACCCCAAAAG GTGGTGGATTTAGGGTGCAGTGAGTGCACCCTCCTCAAGAAACTCCGGTTTCATCGTGAAATAGAACTGCTGGTGGGAGTGGACATCAACGGAGTGGGGCTGAAGAGGAAGAT GTATGGATTAGCCCCATTATCATCTGATTATCTGCATCCAGGTTTTGAGCAGCTACGGGTTGAGCTGTACCAGGGGTCAGTCACACAAAAAGACATCCGTCTCAGAGGGTTTGATCTGCTCACCAGTATAGAGCT CATCGAGCATCTCAGTCTGCCTGATGTGGAGAAGTTCTCTGATGTCGTGTTTGGGTACATGACCCCGATGACGGTCATTGTCAGCACGCCAAACGCCGAGTTTAACCCCCTCCTCCCTGGACTGACAGGTTTCAGGCACAGGGACCACAAATTTGAGTGGACCAGAACAGAGTTCCAATCCTG GGCGCTGAAGGTCGGTATGGCGTATGGCTACGATGTGGAGTTCACTGGTGTCGGACGGGCCCCTCCGGGCCCCCAGGAGGGCGTCGGCTTCTGCTCTCAGATTGCCGTGTTTCGCCGACTGGGAGGAAGAGTTGACTGCAGCATGTTGTTCAGTGATGATGCTGACGAGGTGTTCTCATATTCCCTG CTTTATAGTATTAACTACCCTAGTTTACGTGACAACAACATTTTACGGAGGGTCCTGGTGAGCGAGGTGTTGCACTGGGCAGAAAAGCTGAAGACGGAGTGGATGGAGGGGACCGGGGGGAGGCTGAATGCTCTTAGCGctgggggaggagtggtgaatGACGTCAGGCTGTCAGAACCTCACATGGAGAGTGAGGAGACACCGACAG TGTGGTTAATGCcgttctgtcacacacacacacacacacacacacacacactgtccctGACAGCAGCTTGTGATCCTGAGATAAAATACGTGGCAGTGGGTCtggaaggagaggatgaggaagagtcTTGTAAACTGCAGAG gtgtgtgtctgtgccgcTGAGCTCCGTGTGGTTCAGTTCAACCAGAATCAGAACCCTGAGCGAAAGTCCCACTAAGCTGAGACGCTTCCTGATGGGGGATCCTCAGGTGAAGATGAACCAGGATGTTTCTGCTGTGCTCCTGGAAGTCCAAG aCACTGAAGAGGAGGATCAGAATATTCTGGAGGACAGTGGATTTGCAGACACCAGCAAGAACTCACTCCACAGAAATGAAGATTGGGAGTCCAATATTTAG
- the LOC137599368 gene encoding fibronectin type III domain-containing protein 7-like: MTYCDLNDLRCGQTYNVSVFGLDDTCSSVESMKSQMRTAPCAPQDVDVTSMCADGAITVSWAPNPDAQYFHVSAVSSTMMKQYCNSTSTNCTLSNLPCGQYYNVTVQSVRDNCESKPSAVIETCTAPCLPEDVTGRLDCVTNAAWVTWEEAEGVSSYIVLAHEDGGHNYTCTTSSSPCNIPDLKCGTTYTIYVSTVNKHCYSNSSNSTTFELVTGPCTLTAIDVETECYSDTLYVEWEAAEDTPIYLVTAEGHDQSLLSCNSSGSSCEIYGARCGMYYSVIVSAASDKCSSLRSPPKKIKTAPCVPDNVTVVPSCDDNGAMITWGHSHVATSYMVTATGRDGHVLNYNTSVNNFSLSDLHCGQPYSLTISARGDNCTSPPWMTSFTSVPCEPSGLQVDIDCETNSAALSWDPSEGTMEYYGCAKSMDGDMIYCNSTVASCMIEGLECGEVYNFSVEAFDGFCNSSFSAPLQEGAAPCPPADLNVRLQKIGRNHWVLASWDMVDCPGVEYLVEVMGQIQNNPQALIEVSSYWLSRTFFELPLPCSTAYSLTVRSRNAAGISEPSDAFNGITAPCAPQNVKYTGNSQSAVLSWDASVFATSYTVYNGSGEDRVKLCETADLSCQLTNFEPNATEVTASNAEGESNPNGDVTGPGSRRRRDLRRNLIMFHKTDKNLEMPQVLSIRMRGLSLYVKWKSVTGASSYTLLIEERKSKERANHTPEVIIVESDVNFHIEKNLRPWTTYCIRLAAKSILNQSFYSFPVCKTTKGP, translated from the exons ATGACCTACTGTGATCTGAATGACCTGCGGTGTGGACAAACCTACAACGTGAGCGTGTTTGGCCTGGATGACACCTGCTCCAGTGTGGAGAGCATGAAGAGTCAAATGCGTACAG CCCCCTGTGCCCCTCAGGATGTGGACGTCACTTCCATGTGTGCTGATGGCGCCATCACGGTCTCCTGGGCCCCAAACCCGGATGCTCAGTATTTCCATGTGTCAGCAGTGAGCAGCACCATGATGAAACAATACTGTAACTCCACCAGCACTAACTGCACATTAAGTAATCTACCGTGTGGACAGTACTACAACGTTACTGTACAGTCTGTAAGAGACAACTGTGAGAGCAAACCGAGTGCCGTTATAGAGACCTGCACAG CTCCATGTTTGCCTGAGGACGTTACAGGCCGTCTGGACTGCGTAACAAATGCTGCCTGGGTGACGTGGGAGGAAGCAGAAGGAGTCAGTAGCTACATCGTGCTAGCCCACGAAGATGGAGGCCACAACTATACTTGCACTACCTCCTCTTCCCCCTGCAACATCCCAGATCTGAAATGTGGGACAACTTACACCATCTACGTCAGCACTGTCAACAAACACTGCTACAGCAACAGTAGCAACAGCACCACCTTTGAGCTTGTGACGG GCCCCTGTACCCTGACAGCCATCGACGTGGAGACAGAATGCTACAGCGACACCCTCTACGTTGAATGGGAGGCGGCGGAGGACACACCGATATACCTGGTGACCGCCGAAGGCCACGACCAATCGCTTCTCTCCTGCAACAGCTCCGGCAGTTCATGTGAAATCTACGGCGCCCGCTGTGGCATGTATTACAGCGTCATTGTCTCGGCTGCATCTGATAAGTGCAGCAGCCTCAGAAGTCCACCCAAGAAGATTAAAACAG CCCCCTGTGTCCCAGACAACGTGACAGTGGTGCCATCGTGTGACGACAACGGAGCCATGATAACATGGGGTCACTCCCATGTGGCTACGTCCTACATGGTGACCGCCACGGGACGAGACGGACACGTTTTGAACTACAACACCTCAGTGAACAACTTCAGCTTGTCCGATCTCCACTGTGGGCAGCCTTATAGTTTAACCATCAGCGCCCGGGGAGACAACTGCACCAGTCCGCCCTGGATGACATCCTTCACATCAG TTCCCTGCGAGCCCTCTGGTCTCCAAGTTGATATCGATTGCGAGACCAACTCTGCCGCTTTGTCTTGGGACCCCAGCGAGGGCACCATGGAGTATTATGGCTGCGCCAAATCCATGGATGGAGACATGATCTACTGCAACAGCACTGTCGCCTCCTGCATGATCGAAGGCCTGGAATGTGGAGAAGTTTACAATTTCTCCGTGGAAGCCTTTGACGGCTTCTGTAACAGTTCGTTCAGTGCGCCTCTACAGGAAGGAGCAG CTCCTTGTCCTCCTGCTGATCTGAATGTCCGATTGCAGAAGATAGGCCGAAATCACTGGGTCCTGGCATCTTGGGACATGGTTGACTGTCCTGGCGTTGAATATCTTGTTGAAGTAATGGGCCAAATTCAAAACAACCCGCAGGCCTTGATCGAGGTCTCCTCTTACTGGCTGTCCAGGACATTCTTTGAGCTACCGCTGCCGTGCAGCACGGCTTATAGCCTCACCGTACGCTCCAGGAACGCCGCTGGAATCAGCGAGCCGTCCGACGCCTTCAATGGAATCACAG CTCCCTGTGCTCCGCAGAATGTGAAATACACTGGGAACAGTCAGTCAGCTGTGCTTTCCTGGGACGCATCAGTGTTTGCTACGAGTTACACCGTCTACAACGGGTCTGGGGAGGACCGAGTCAAGCTTTGTGAGACTGCCGATCTCTCGTGCCAGCTGACCAACTTCGAGCCGAACGCCACTGAAGTGACAGCCAGCAACGCAGAGGGCGAGAGCAACCCCAACGGAGACGTGACAG GTCCAGGGAGTCGCAGAAGAAGAGATTTACGGAGAAATCTGATCATGTTCCATAAAACAGACAAGA atCTTGAAATGCCACAAGTGCTGAGTATAAGAATGAGGGGACTTTCTTTGTATGTCAAGTGGAAGTCGGTGACTGGCGCCAGCTCGTACACGCTGTTGATCGAGGAGAGGAAAAGCAAGGAGAGAGCCAATCACACACCTGAAGTGATAATCGTAGAAAGCGATGTTAATTTCCATATAGAGAAAAACCTCCGACCCTGGACCACCTACTGCATCCGGCTGGCAGCAAAAAGCATCCTGAACCAAAGTTTCTACTCTTTCCCAGTATGCAAAACCACTAAAGGCCCCTGA
- the LOC137599462 gene encoding fibronectin type III domain-containing protein 7-like: protein MTWNASETADYYILTAESNSGHKVQLSTNETWAYISEFHCGEEYYLSVQAADSECTSRPSQPAMFYSEPCPPTGVSSLMNCVSNIAVVSWNRSEGAEFYTAVVMEEDGQATSCWSDSEECGIPNVICGKNYTVTVVASNKDCHSDPSEMDTLQSVPCVPTDVIVRMNCSDNQAMVSWSASEGALSYGVRALSEMGDVSYCDTTDQSCPLSNLTCGRTYTVQVVAQDNICSSLPSPAMTFQSAPCTPYIGDVVLDCYTNSALLTWAYAAGATNYTATAVSSNGYVSTCTSNYTNCELMDLHCGEIYNVTTVAMTDECSSPPSAVLQVESVPCPPEDVEHYLDCSTNTARVEWQASKGADYYIVQALGVREHVSGCETDWNSCELSDLMCGFTYNISVMSVNSVCNVSYSSMTQLKAVPCIPQYVQARVDCETDGVVVSWEPSKGASSYMAVAQGNGGYVSTCDSNQTTCLFDDLLCGLNYSITISASDEMCSSAGSSVVELSTVPCEPQKVSAEMMCGNDTGLVSWEEEEGVASYMVRAYGPDGHKIMCNSTTTTCQLPSMHCGQLYNVTVTALDGECDNSYVHLNLQSG, encoded by the exons ATGACCTGGAATGCCAGTGAAACCGCTGACTATTACATTTTGACGGCGGAGAGCAACAGCGGCCACAAAGTGCAGCTCAGCACCAACGAAACCTGGGCCTACATTTCTGAGTTCCACTGTGGTGAGGAGTACTACCTGTCCGTTCAGGCCGCGGACTCTGAGTGCACGAGCCGCCCCAGTCAGCCTGCAATGTTTTACTCAG AGCCCTGTCCTCCCACGGGCGTCTCCAGCCTCATGAACTGCGTCTCAAACATCGCTGTGGTGTCGTGGAACCGCTCGGAGGGGGCGGAGTTCTACACCGCCGTGGTGATGGAGGAAGACGGCCAGGCAACCAGCTGCTGGTCCGACAGTGAGGAATGTGGCATCCCCAACGTCATCTGTGGAAAGAACTACACGGTGACGGTCGTCGCCTCCAACAAGGACTGCCACTCCGACCCCAGCGAGATGGACACACTACAGTCAG TTCCTTGTGTTCCAACTGACGTGATCGTGAGAATGAACTGCTCAGACAACCAGGCCATGGTGTCCTGGAGTGCCAGTGAGGGGGCTCTGTCCTATGGAGTGAGGGCTCTGAGCGAGATGGGAGATGTGTCCTACTGTGACACCACTGACCAATCCTGTCCTTTGAGCAACCTGACCTGTGGTCGGACCTACACGGTCCAAGTGGTGGCGCAGGATAACATCTGCTCAAGTTTACCCAGTCCAGCGATGACATTCCAGTCAG CTCCCTGCACTCCTTACATTGGTGATGTGGTTCTGGACTGCTACACGAACTCTGCCCTCTTGACATGGGCCTACGCAGCGGGGGCCACGAACTACACTGCCACGGCTGTTTCATCCAACGGCTACGTTTCCACCTGCACCTCCAACTACACCAACTGCGAGCTGATGGACCTGCACTGCGGCGAGATCTATAACGTCACGACCGTGGCGATGACCGACGAGTGCAGCAGCCCTCCGAGCGCCGTGCTGCAGGTGGAATCAG TGCCATGTCCTCCGGAGGATGTGGAACACTACCTGGACTGCTCTACCAACACGGCCCGTGTTGAGTGGCAGGCCAGCAAAGGAGCAGATTACTACATAGTCCAAGCTCTGGGTGTGCGAGAACACGTGAGCGGTTGCGAGACAGACTGGAACTCCTGTGAGCTCAGCGATCtcatgtgtggcttcacctacAACATCAGCGTCATGTCCGTCAACAGCGTGTGCAACGTCTCCTACAGCAGCATGACTCAGCTGAAAGCAG TGCCGTGCATTCCACAGTACGTGCAGGCCCGGGTGGATTGTGAGACAGATGGGGTGGTTGTCTCTTGGGAGCCCAGCAAAGGAGCATCGTCCTACATGGCGGTTGCCCAGGGCAATGGTGGCTACGTGTCGACATGCGACAGCAACCAGACGACGTGCCTGTTTGACGACTTGCTGTGCGGCCTCAACTACTCCATCACCATCAGCGCTTCAGACGAGATGTGCAGCAGTGCCGGAAGCTCTGTGGTGGAGCTCAGCACGG tCCCATGTGAGCCACAGAAGGTGTCAGCAGAAATGATGTGCGGGAATGACACCGGCTTGGTGTcctgggaggaagaagagggcgTGGCATCCTATATGGTGCGAGCCTATGGGCCCGATGGTCACAAGATCATGTGTAACAGCACCACTACCACCTGTCAGCTGCCCAGCATGCACTGTGGCCAGCTCTACAATGTAACAGTGACAGCTCTGGATGGAGAGTGTGACAACAGCTATGTCCACCTGAACCTGCAGTCAG GATGA